Below is a window of Vibrio sp. SS-MA-C1-2 DNA.
TCTGTTTTTAAATACATTTGATTCACAATATAAAAAAGCGAAACAGTAAGAGACTGCTTCGCTTTTTTATATTGGAGTTATGTTTTTAAATGATTAACTTTTTGTGGTCTCTTCAAAAGCCCATACTGTGCGAGAGACTTTTTTTCCATCTTTAATGGTGACTTTAGCGGCTTTAGTGCCATTTTCATACCACTTCATCACTTCACCATTTTTATGGTCTAACTCGTTAAACTTAACTTCTGTACGCTTGTTACCATTGGCATACCAGTTAGTATTGGTTTTGTACTGCCCTTTTTGATATACAGTCTCGACCGCTTTTTGTCCATTTTCGAACCAGATATTGGCTACGCCGTCTTTTTTACCATCAATAAAGGTCGCAACGTGCTCTTTCTGGCCATTTTCGAACCACTTGGTTGCTGTACCATCTAATACACCATTGTTATAAGTCAATTGTTCTGCTTTTTGACCATTGTAATACCACTGAGTTGCGGTGCCATCTAACACCCCATTTTTATAGGTTGCTTCAGATGACTTTTGCCCATTTTGATACCAAGATGTTGATAAACCATTCTCATGACCTGCACTAAATTGAGTCTTAACGGCAGGTTGTCCATTATCATACTTTTGTGCATAGGTGCCGGTAAATGGTGTCTCGGTATTAACTTGATAAGCAACGTTATTACGAGACTGAAGATAATCGACTGTATTTGAAGTTGGAGTCGCGGCAAAAGTGGCACCTGATAGAGAAAAAAGTAGAGCAGCAGCTGCGATTGGAAGTGTTTTTTTCATTTCAATACCTATGATAATTAACTTGAGTATAGGTATGACCGCCGCATAAACATAAAAGTTCATATTAAATTAAAAAATTATTATAAATGAAGATTAAGTCGATAAAAAACGCCACTCAACATATTTAATGAAGAGTGGCGTGCTAGCTTTTCTTTAAAGATTATTTAAAAGAGAGAGAAAAACACAATCAATTCATCGTGATTAACTCTTTTTGCTCTCTTTAGGCTGATTCTCTGGTAAGTCTTTAACTTCTTCATACCAAAGGTCATGGTGCTCTTTCGCCCATGTTTCATCAACTTCACCAGTTATCATGCCATCAATACCTGCTTCCATACCAAATAAACCGATATAGATATGGAAGATGAAACCTGACATAAGAATCAAGGCTGAAATCATATGTAATAAGTTAGAAATCTCCATGGTCTTTCTTATTTGACCAAAATTAGGGAAATCTAAAACCAAACCACTGACTGCGGCACAAGCTCCAAACCAGATTAACAACCAGAAGATTGCTTTCTCACCACCATTAGAGAAACCTGCTGATGGATGAGTCCCTTTATGTTTTCCGACCATACCACCGAGTTTCAAGAACCACTGGATATCAACTTTATTCACAATCGATTTACTGTACCATTTAATTAATACAATGATTAATAAGATACCAAATAGAGGACCTACGTAGTTATGGTACATTTTCATACCATAAATTAATGAACCCCAAATATCAGTTGAAACAACATGTTGTATCGTAAACTTACCATAGGTTACACCTAATCCCGTAAAGGCTAACGATAAAAAGGTAAATGCCATTAACCAATGTAGTAATCGATCAGTAAAAGACCATCGTTGAATTTTTTCGTCCCGTTTTTGGCTTACTTAACTTAAGTGGGCCAAGAACAAAGTAGGCGAAAGAGACAACAATTAAACAACCAATTAAAACTGCCGCACCAACGGGCATGATCCAACCTTCTTTAAGGTGGAACCATATCTCATTGGGAGGACTGATTAGTTCACCATGCTCAGGGAAAGATGACGTTGTTGTACCAATCACCCCTCCTCGAACATCACGCCAATAATCAGCACCGGCAAGTTGAGTCATTTCTACTTTAGCCGTGTTATTTGCTCCTTTCTCTTCTGCCATCGTAGCAGAAGAGAAAAGGGAGGTAATAGATAACAGCAGCAAAAGCATAAAAGCAAAAATCGAATCTTTTGTTTTATGCATAACTTCTATTCCTATTATCCTTGCGTTGCGTCATAGGCGATATCGGCACCGTCAGACCAACCAGCACCTTTAGCACCGCGTTCAACAATACGCTTACGGAAAATGTCTGAAACAACACCTGCATCGCCAGCTAATAGTGCTTTGGTTGAACATAACTCAGCACACATTGGTAGTTTACCTTCCGCTAGGCGGTTAGCACCGTACTTCTTACGCTCTTCCTCAGAACCAGGTTCAACATTTGGACCACCTGCACAGAAAGTACATTTATCCATCTTACCACGCTCAGCAAAAGCACCCTGTTGAGGGAACTGAGGCGCACCAAACGGACAAGCAAACAGACAGTAACCACACCCGATACATAGGTCTTTATCGTGATGGATAATACCTTCATCAGTTTCTACAAAACAGTCTGCCGGACATACCGCCATACAAGGTGCATCAGAACAGTGCATACAGGCCACTGAAATTGACGTTTCACCCTTTTCACCATCGTTTAAAGTTACAACACGACGACGTTGAATGCCCCACTCTAACGCATCATCATTTTCATTTTTACAGGCCGTAACACAGCCATTACACTCGATACAACGTTTTGTATCACACATAAATTTCATTCTAGCCATGATAACTCCTTACGCCTTTGAAATTTTACATAATGTTACTTTGGTTTCTTGCATCTGCGTTACCGGGTCATAACCATAAGTTGTGACGGTATTCGCTGCTTCACCAAGTACATACGGGTCTGTCCCTTCTGGGTATTTAGCGCGCAGATCTTTACCTTGGAAGTGCCCACCGAAGTGGAACGGTAAGAAGGCTAAACCAGAGTTGACTCGACGAGTTACCATTGCTTTAACAAGAATACGTGCTTTCTCTGGGCTCTCAACCCAAACCATTTCCCCATCTTTAATACCAATATCATTCGCATCTTTCGGATTGACTTCAACAAACATCTCTTGTTGTAGTTCGGCTAACCAAGAGTTTGAACGGCTCTCTTCACCACCACCTTCATATTCAACCAAGCGACCCGTTGTAAGAATGATTGGGTACTCTTTCGAGAAGTCATCCTGCTGAATTGATTTATACAGCGTTGGCATACGGAAGATAGACTCACTATCATCATAAGTTGGGTATTTCGCAACCAGATCACGACGAGGAGTATAAAGTGGTTCACGGTGAGTCGGTACACGGTCTGGGAATGTCCAAACAACCGCACGCGCTTTACCATTACCATAAGGAATACAACCGTGCTTAATAGCAACACGTTGAATACCACCAGAAACATCAGTCTTCCAGTTTTTGCCTTCAGCCGCTTTTTTCTCTTCAGCTGTTAGATCATTCCACCAACCTAATTGCTTAAGTAGCTTGTCACTAAACTCTGGGTAACCATCTTCGATTTCACAACCTTTCGAATAGCTTCCATCAGCAAGCAGACTCTTACCTTCAAATTCAACACCGAAACGAGTACGGAAGTTACCGCCACCGTCAGCAACGGGAATTGATGGGTTATAAAGAATATGTGTACCTGGATGCTTAAGCTCTGGCGTACCCCAACATGGCCAAGGAAGACCATATGTCTCACCATTAACAACACCACCTTCTGCTTTAAGCGTTGTATGATGGAATGTATGCCAATTTTTCTGGTGATCTTTTAGGCGCTCAGGGCTTTGACCGGTATAACCGATTGTCCACATACCTTTATTGAATTCTCGGGTTAGATCTTCAATTTGAGGCTTATTGTCTGTCACTTTGATGTTCTTGAATAACTGATCAGCAAAACCTAGCTTCTTCGTTAACAAGTACATGATTTCATGATCAGGTTTCGATTCAAATAACGGCTCAATAACTTGGTCACGCCACTGGATTGAACGGTTTGTTGCCGTAACAGAACCATACGTTTCGAACTGGGTTGTGGCAGGAAGTAGATAGATACCATCGCTACGATCATTCATAATCGCTGCAACAGTTGGGTATGGGTCAACAATAACCATCATATCCAATTTTTCCATCGCTTTTTTGATGTTAACACCACGACTTTGTGAGTTAACTGCATGCCCCCAATAGAACATCGCACGGATATTATCTTTCTGGTCGATCTTGGTTGGATCTTCAAGAACACCATCAGCCCAACGAGATACTGGAATACCCACGCTGTTCATTGGCTTCTTGCCACGATATTTAGCTTGGTCGAAACGGTTAGCAACCCATTCGAAATCTAAATCCCAAACTTTTGACCAGTGTTTCCAGGCTCCATCAGATAGACCGTAGTAACCTGGCAGCGTATTTGAAAGTACACCTAAATCCGTTGCACCCTGTACATTATCGTGACCACGGAAAATGTTAGCACCGCCGCCCTCTTTACCCATGTTACCTAAAGCAAGTTCAAGTACACAGTAAGCACGCGTATTCATGTTACCCGTATGGTGCTGAGTACCACCCATACACCAAACGATACAACCTGGACGATTTTCAGAAAGTAATTTAGCTGTCTGGTAAACATCCTTCTCAGGCACGCCTGTTACACGCTCAACTTCAGCAGGTGTCCACTTCGCTACCTCGGTACGGATCTCATCCATACCAAATACACGCTGGTGGATAAACTCTTTATCTTCCCACTTATTATTGAAGACGTGCCATAACACACCCCATACAAACGAGACATCAGTACCTGGACGAATAGAGACATGAAGATCAGCTTTTGCTGCAGTACGAGTATGACGTGGATCGGCCACGACAATCTTACAACCATTTTTCTCTTTAGCGATTAAAATGTGCTGCATTGCAACCGGATGAGCTTCTGCTGGGTTTGAACCAATAAAAAGGATTGACTTACTGTTATGCATGTCATTAAGGGAGTTGGTCATTGCACCATAACCCCAAGTATTTGCTACACCAGATACGGTGGTTGAGTGACAAATACGAGCCTGGTGGTCAACGTTGTTGGTTCCCCATAATGAAGCCATCTTACGGTAAAGGTAAGCTTGTTCATTATTGTGTTTTGCAGAACCTAACCAGAAAACAGAATCAGGTCCTGACTCCTCTCTGATTTTTAATGCTTGTTCACTGATCTCAGTTAACGCTTGATCCCAAGAAAGCTTCTTCCATTTTCCGCCTTCTAGCTTCATTGGATACTTAAGACGCTTCTCACCATGACCATGCTCACGTAACGCAGCACCTTTTGCACAGTGTCCACCAGCATTAAATGGGTGATCAAATGCAGGCTCTTGTCCTGTCCAAACACCATTTTGAACTTCGGCGTAGATACCACAACCAACAGAACAGTGAGAACAGATTGTTCTTTTAATTTCCGTTGGAACACCATCTAGCGTTTCATCAGCTGCTTGGGCTTTCTTCATCATACCTGGCGCAAGCATACCCGCGCCGGCAACGCCACCAGCAGCAATCGCACTATTCTTAATAAAATTACGTCGACTTACACCATATAGAGATTTTTCTGGTGATGCGGACGGAGATCGTTTTGTTATCTTCATCACTTAATCCTTATAACGTGTTGTAGTAATCGCGGATATGCTGTGTTTCGCTATATCCTGTTTTTACTTCTTTCTTTGCGGGTGTCACTTCGGCACCTGATACCGCTTTTGCCGAAACAGAAGTTGAAACTAATGCTGCTCCACCTGCAACGGTAGCCACGCCCATTCCAGTTAAGAACTTGCGACGACTAACTTTACTTTTATTATCTTCACTCATAAATACACACCTTCTACTGACTACCTATCGATATGTCATTATCTGTTTATGCCCTGACTCATTTCAGTTATTAGTCTGTTAGCCGTAGGCTTTCAGCGACTCTTAACTGCAATCACTTTGGGTATTATTGCGGTACTACTTTTACACTTATTGTTGAACTACTTTGACATCTACTTTAAGTGGTAACAACAAACCTTTTTCTAAATGCAAGAATTGGGTTAACAATTCCGCAACATGGGTATAATAATAGCTGCTTTTTGCCTGTTTGACATCAAAACTAAACTTTTGATACCAAGGTAGAATATGTTGCTCAAAGAAATGGCACTGTTTCTCAGTATCATTTGTCTGAATTAACATAGCCATAACCTCTAACAGAGCAGCCATATGATCTTCTGGTTCAAATACATTATTTTGTCTACTGAACCCGAATTCTTTTAAATTTTGTCGTAATTGCACCAATGGTTTCTCCATCAAAGTGCCTGATAAATACCAAGAAAGGAATGGTAATACTTCACCTCGACCTATCCCGATAAAGAGATCCTGATACTCTTCTTCAATTTGTGCAGTAGAAACTTTCGCACTCGCCTCTTTAAGCTGAGACCATGCCATTTCAATATTGCCATCTTGAGTTGGTGGTAGATCATTAACAGCAGGCACTTCTATTTGTTGTAACCACTCTAGTAATTCTTGAGATGGCGCCGAACGAAGTAGCGTAGCTAATAAGCCATAAATATCAATTCGCATTAACTGCTCTTCGGTTAGTTGAGCCGTTTCAAATTGGATTGGATTACTCTTTTCCATTACTTAAATCTCCAACTGTGATTCAGGGTTGTCATTGATATTTTGGAAGATATCCTTAACACGACAATCTTCACACATCGCAATACGTTTAATAGCATCATCTTTAAAGTGGCTGTGCCCGGCTAATTTTTGTTGTAATTTATCGATTAAAGAGGCTGGAGCAAAAGGCTTACCACATGTCAAACATTCAGCAGCGGGTTCTTTGTGAATCACTCTTGGCTCTTGACGCTCTTGGCGATCCCACACCAAACGAGGTTCAAGGGTAATCACTTTTTCAGGACAAGCTGATTCACAAAGCCCACACTGAATACAATCTTGTTCAACAAACTGCAAACCATGTTGATTATCAAATCCATGAATGGCTCTTGTTGGACAAACCGCAACACAACTCAAGCAGAGCGTACAATCTTTAGTTTCGATATTGACACTGCCATAAGGTGCATCATTAGGAAGTAGAGATACCTTCTGTTCAGGTGTCGTTTCAAAATCTAAATGGTCTGCAGCAATTTGATCTAAAGCATCAAAAATACGTTCACGTTTATTTCCTAATGATTTGTCACTACTGACTTTCCAATTAATTGCTTCTACGGTTTGAATTTCATCTAAACCGACAAATCCAATACGATTCGTATCGATATTGACGTGTGACAACATAGACTGTGCAATTTCAACTTCACTGGTTAAAATGTCATAAATACTAGCAGGAACAGTGGCAGTTTTAGCTAAAGTGACTTGTTCTGCACCATAAAGGAGTGCCGTTAACCAAGTATCAAGACCTACAGATCCCACTTCTTCTAATGCAATAGGCAGAATAGAGGTAGAGGCGGTCGCTAAAAACGTATTGACCTGTTCAAGATCTTCTTGACCAAAGAAAAGGATCGAGGGTGATTGACCATGACTAGCACGATAATTATTTAATAGATTAAAAAGGTAGTGCTGAGATTGTAATGCTTCGGGTAGTGCATAACTGATCGCCTCTGTCGGACAAGCTGTTGCGCAAGTTCCCACACCCTGACATAAAAAAGGATCAATGTTGATTGAGAAATCATCAGAACTGATTGCACCCGCAGGACAAACCGATAAGCATCGTGTACAGCCCTTAACACCACGAGAGTTATGAGCACAAATGTCACTATTTAATTGGAAATATTTTGGCTTATCAAACTCACCGATTAATCCAGAAACAGATTCAATAACATCCGCTAACTGTTCACTTTCTGCTGCGATATGGTAATAACCAATTGGAGCAACAGGTAGTGCAATCATTGGCTTTTCAGAGAGATCGATTATCACATCGAACTGTTTTCTATTAATTGCAACTTCCGCTAGGTTTGCACTGCCGATAATCGCGTTTTCCAGCATACACTTAACGCTAAAGTTACCTAGGTAACCAGCAACTTCAATATTATTACTGTAAAAGGTAGAAAAAGTGTTTTCAGTCACTTGTTCAGGCAGTTCTGCTTTCTCGGTACTTAATAAAGTTATTGAATTTAAGCCTTCAACTTGTTTTGCAACGGTAAGTATTTCAGACTCTTTACCAATGATAACCAAATGCCCATGGCTATCGTAACTGACTGTCGGTGGGATCAAATTTGAAACTTCAACTGTTTTGGCGAAAGCTTCTTTTCTAGCGATTCCATTTTGACATGTAAATTGGTCAAATATATCGTATTTCATTATTGATTATTCCTATCACCTAAATCATCATGTTGCAGCGGAGCAAGTTGATCTTCTTGTTCAGGCTGCGCTAAATTTTCATCTACAGATTGATGAGGTTGTAATACTTTTTCATCCATCACATTTGGACTTTGCGTGGGTAATTCTTTTTCTGGTCGCGCTTCAAGTTCTAAATCAATGTCAAGATCAGAACTGGCCTCAAATTCCCCCTCTTCTGATTGAGCAACAACATCGCTATGTTCTTCTACGCTAGTATCTTCATTATTGTTTTCATTCATGATGCTGCTCTCAGAGTCATTAACGATTAATTCTGATTCATCATCGATAACTTCTGTAGCCAGATTATTTGAGCGTTCATTCTCATCAGTTTGCGCCTTAAGCATATTTTTAAGTCGCTCAGAAACATCCGCCGGTAATTTTTTTAATGTCGTGTAATCATCATCATACTCATTTAATCCGTCTCTAAAGTTATAAGCAGATTGATGGAATACTTTTCTCAATGCGGCTTTTTTTAATGCCTGACTGACTCCTGCAACGAGAAAATCACTGACATTTGATGATTCATCTATATTTTCGATTGAACGAGAGAGCGCTTCTTCATCTATTTCTTGTTCATTTTCCGAATTATTTATATTTAATTCGGAAGGATTCTCAACTCTTGAGTTTAATTGAGAATCATTATCCTTGTCATTCTCGATATTAATGACTTGGTTTTGAATTAAGCTTTGATTATTATTTAATTCAATTTCACTATCGTTAATTAAACGCTGATCAGAGTGATTGAATTCAGTCGTTATCTGGTCATTAATTTCATTGACTTCAGCGTGAACATTTTCATCTACATCCTTATTTTCTTGCTCTTTAGGTTGTAATTTCCGTTGCGACCAACGAGATAAAAATGAGCCTTCATTATTTTCCACTAGAACGCCCCTTACCTTTTTTCTTTTTACGTCCCATTTCAAGCAATTCACCATGACGGCCAATATAGGCCTCGACCCATGCTTGGATTGGTAATGGCATTGGCATTGATAATACTTGATAATCTGCATCAAGAAATTGTGCAGCATTAGTTTGTGACACCGTCACCAAGTCTGGGACAAATAACTCCTCTTCCTCAAAACAAGGAATAAAAAGAGTCGGATGTTGTGAACTTAAATTAAAACGATAATCAGTACGTTCATCACGGTGAAGTTCAAGCTCTAAACAATACGTTGTTGTACACCTATTCTCTTCCGTGGATGTTTGATGAAGATGAGTAAGTTGCTCAAGAAATAGAACTTTATCCTCTGGCTGATAAAGAGAAACATTCTCAATAGACCAATTCCAAGATGCCCATTTCCCAACAATTGATTCGATACCCACAATATCAAACTTAATTGACCAAATGCTCTCACTTTTTATCAGCGCATTTTTATCAAAATCTAATTGATTACTCACTTATTATTTCCTCAATGTTAGATTGCATATGATGAATTGAATTAATTTGTTAGATCATAAGTTACAAATCAGTACGCGTTGATAAAGAAACATGACAAATCGAATAAAAAGTTAATTCAAATTGAGTATAGTTAATGATTACACAGATTTGTTGATCTTAATAACTAGCAGTGTGAATTTATTTGATGCAAAGCAAACAAATAACAATATAAAGAGTACGTATTCAAGCAAAATACCTAAATGTGAGTAAATGAAAATGATTTTGTTACCTTCAAGCCACTGACTTGAAAGGTATTTCACTATGAACACCATTGTACACCCCGACAAATATAGAGTTTAAACTCTATTAATGGGTAAGCTATTTGTTTGTATAAATTTTCCTTATAGAATTGATTCACTAACAAATAATCAAATTTTAAAGATTATTTTCATCGTATTCTTAACAATATTAATAACAAATTGTTGTCTTATTATTATAAGTGTCTATTATCTATAGACTATCTATTAAATTCACTAGGTAAAAACTGCTATGACTAA
It encodes the following:
- a CDS encoding twin-arginine translocation signal domain-containing protein, translating into MSEDNKSKVSRRKFLTGMGVATVAGGAALVSTSVSAKAVSGAEVTPAKKEVKTGYSETQHIRDYYNTL
- a CDS encoding DUF3305 domain-containing protein, with protein sequence MSNQLDFDKNALIKSESIWSIKFDIVGIESIVGKWASWNWSIENVSLYQPEDKVLFLEQLTHLHQTSTEENRCTTTYCLELELHRDERTDYRFNLSSQHPTLFIPCFEEEELFVPDLVTVSQTNAAQFLDADYQVLSMPMPLPIQAWVEAYIGRHGELLEMGRKKKKGKGRSSGK
- a CDS encoding molecular chaperone, which translates into the protein MEKSNPIQFETAQLTEEQLMRIDIYGLLATLLRSAPSQELLEWLQQIEVPAVNDLPPTQDGNIEMAWSQLKEASAKVSTAQIEEEYQDLFIGIGRGEVLPFLSWYLSGTLMEKPLVQLRQNLKEFGFSRQNNVFEPEDHMAALLEVMAMLIQTNDTEKQCHFFEQHILPWYQKFSFDVKQAKSSYYYTHVAELLTQFLHLEKGLLLPLKVDVKVVQQ
- a CDS encoding formate dehydrogenase subunit alpha: MKITKRSPSASPEKSLYGVSRRNFIKNSAIAAGGVAGAGMLAPGMMKKAQAADETLDGVPTEIKRTICSHCSVGCGIYAEVQNGVWTGQEPAFDHPFNAGGHCAKGAALREHGHGEKRLKYPMKLEGGKWKKLSWDQALTEISEQALKIREESGPDSVFWLGSAKHNNEQAYLYRKMASLWGTNNVDHQARICHSTTVSGVANTWGYGAMTNSLNDMHNSKSILFIGSNPAEAHPVAMQHILIAKEKNGCKIVVADPRHTRTAAKADLHVSIRPGTDVSFVWGVLWHVFNNKWEDKEFIHQRVFGMDEIRTEVAKWTPAEVERVTGVPEKDVYQTAKLLSENRPGCIVWCMGGTQHHTGNMNTRAYCVLELALGNMGKEGGGANIFRGHDNVQGATDLGVLSNTLPGYYGLSDGAWKHWSKVWDLDFEWVANRFDQAKYRGKKPMNSVGIPVSRWADGVLEDPTKIDQKDNIRAMFYWGHAVNSQSRGVNIKKAMEKLDMMVIVDPYPTVAAIMNDRSDGIYLLPATTQFETYGSVTATNRSIQWRDQVIEPLFESKPDHEIMYLLTKKLGFADQLFKNIKVTDNKPQIEDLTREFNKGMWTIGYTGQSPERLKDHQKNWHTFHHTTLKAEGGVVNGETYGLPWPCWGTPELKHPGTHILYNPSIPVADGGGNFRTRFGVEFEGKSLLADGSYSKGCEIEDGYPEFSDKLLKQLGWWNDLTAEEKKAAEGKNWKTDVSGGIQRVAIKHGCIPYGNGKARAVVWTFPDRVPTHREPLYTPRRDLVAKYPTYDDSESIFRMPTLYKSIQQDDFSKEYPIILTTGRLVEYEGGGEESRSNSWLAELQQEMFVEVNPKDANDIGIKDGEMVWVESPEKARILVKAMVTRRVNSGLAFLPFHFGGHFQGKDLRAKYPEGTDPYVLGEAANTVTTYGYDPVTQMQETKVTLCKISKA
- a CDS encoding toxin-antitoxin system YwqK family antitoxin → MKKTLPIAAAALLFSLSGATFAATPTSNTVDYLQSRNNVAYQVNTETPFTGTYAQKYDNGQPAVKTQFSAGHENGLSTSWYQNGQKSSEATYKNGVLDGTATQWYYNGQKAEQLTYNNGVLDGTATKWFENGQKEHVATFIDGKKDGVANIWFENGQKAVETVYQKGQYKTNTNWYANGNKRTEVKFNELDHKNGEVMKWYENGTKAAKVTIKDGKKVSRTVWAFEETTKS
- the fdh3B gene encoding formate dehydrogenase FDH3 subunit beta, which encodes MARMKFMCDTKRCIECNGCVTACKNENDDALEWGIQRRRVVTLNDGEKGETSISVACMHCSDAPCMAVCPADCFVETDEGIIHHDKDLCIGCGYCLFACPFGAPQFPQQGAFAERGKMDKCTFCAGGPNVEPGSEEERKKYGANRLAEGKLPMCAELCSTKALLAGDAGVVSDIFRKRIVERGAKGAGWSDGADIAYDATQG
- a CDS encoding DUF3306 domain-containing protein, with amino-acid sequence MENNEGSFLSRWSQRKLQPKEQENKDVDENVHAEVNEINDQITTEFNHSDQRLINDSEIELNNNQSLIQNQVINIENDKDNDSQLNSRVENPSELNINNSENEQEIDEEALSRSIENIDESSNVSDFLVAGVSQALKKAALRKVFHQSAYNFRDGLNEYDDDYTTLKKLPADVSERLKNMLKAQTDENERSNNLATEVIDDESELIVNDSESSIMNENNNEDTSVEEHSDVVAQSEEGEFEASSDLDIDLELEARPEKELPTQSPNVMDEKVLQPHQSVDENLAQPEQEDQLAPLQHDDLGDRNNQ
- a CDS encoding 4Fe-4S dicluster domain-containing protein is translated as MKYDIFDQFTCQNGIARKEAFAKTVEVSNLIPPTVSYDSHGHLVIIGKESEILTVAKQVEGLNSITLLSTEKAELPEQVTENTFSTFYSNNIEVAGYLGNFSVKCMLENAIIGSANLAEVAINRKQFDVIIDLSEKPMIALPVAPIGYYHIAAESEQLADVIESVSGLIGEFDKPKYFQLNSDICAHNSRGVKGCTRCLSVCPAGAISSDDFSINIDPFLCQGVGTCATACPTEAISYALPEALQSQHYLFNLLNNYRASHGQSPSILFFGQEDLEQVNTFLATASTSILPIALEEVGSVGLDTWLTALLYGAEQVTLAKTATVPASIYDILTSEVEIAQSMLSHVNIDTNRIGFVGLDEIQTVEAINWKVSSDKSLGNKRERIFDALDQIAADHLDFETTPEQKVSLLPNDAPYGSVNIETKDCTLCLSCVAVCPTRAIHGFDNQHGLQFVEQDCIQCGLCESACPEKVITLEPRLVWDRQERQEPRVIHKEPAAECLTCGKPFAPASLIDKLQQKLAGHSHFKDDAIKRIAMCEDCRVKDIFQNINDNPESQLEI